Part of the Virgibacillus necropolis genome, ATAATCTTTCCAACAGTCGCTACTAACGGATCACCTTCAGCTACAGCCGCATCATTAATCGCACATACCATGCGAGATACAGCATTAGCCGCGTCTTTACGGTATCCCATTGGTGTTGTACCTGCATGGTTAGCCTCTCCTTGCACCGTAACAGTGTAGCGTCGCTGGCCAACAATATGTTGCACGATCCCTACATCCTTCTTTTCCACTTCCAATACGTTCCCTTGTTCAACATGAAGTTCAATAAACGTTTTCAAATCATCGCGAACCTGTTCCGGATTTTGTCTATAATCGAAACCAGCTTGATGAATCGCATCGTCAAACGGAATGCCTTCAAAGTCTTTTATTCCTTTGACATCTTCGTTCTTCGCTTGGCCGACAATGTTTTTCGAACCCCAGAAAGAATATGGAAAACGGCTTCCTTCTTCCTCGGCCATCGATACAACTTCAATATTGCGAAGTGGTGCACCATAGTTTTCTTTTAAATATTTTAAAGCTAGGAAACCAGCAATAATACCGTATTGACCGTCATAAAGACCACCATTTTTTACCGTATCGACGTGGGAACCAGTTAAGATTGTTTCATCTTTTTTGGTTGTTCCTTCCAACCGACCGAACAAGTTTCCAACTTCATCAAATTGAACAGCAAGCCCCTCGTCTTTAAAAAGTTGTTCTAGCGATTTCTGTGCTTCAATCCATTCCTTGCTGTATAACAATCTTGAAACCCCACCCTCGGGGTCTTTGCCAAATTCACCCAACCAATTGAGTTTTTCTTGGACTTCATTCTCTAGATTTGAAACTATTTTAGGATCCATACTATTCTTCCTTTCTATTCCCTAATAAAAGGCATAAAACGGATCATATAAACAAAATCGTCATATGATATATCTTTTTTATTATGAAATTATTAGTAAAAAAATATGCTCTTGTAGTCAAAGGATGGTTGTTTTTAATCAATTTTCCACCCATAATTATATCCAATTATAGCCTTAAAGTAATTGTTTGATTTGAACAAATTTATTATTTGTTTTTAGATATGTTGAACAACAATTAACTTTTATGTAAAGTGCCAAAAGGACTAGTCAATAGTTATTATTTCGTATGGACCAAATTTAATACAAAAATCTTATGTACTAGACTAGTTATTTATAAATAGTTATACTGTTTTTGTTTGATAAAATTAAAAAAGTGAGTGATTTGGTAATGGAAACAACATTTATATATAAGACCACTAATAATTGTGAAATTAAGGGTGATTTTTATCCTATTAATGAGGAAAACTCTCCCCTTATTGTTTATATTCACGGTGGTGGTTTAGTTTGGGGAAGTAGAAATGACATCAATCAAGAGCAAATCTCGTTATATAATCAAGCGGGATTTAGTGTTTGTTCAATCGATTATCGGCTGGCACCAGAAACAAAATTACCAGAAATTACGGAAGACATTCAAGATGCCCTCATTTGGTTAAAAGAAAAAGGGAGAGAAAAATTCGACATTGATCCTGAAAGAATAGCGATAATCGGCAGTTCAGCCGGGGCTTATCTCGCTCTAATGTCTGGTACTTTCCGAATTAAACCGAAAGCAATTGTTTCTTTCTATGGATACGGAGATATTTTAGGGGACTGGTACACAAAACCTTCACCACATTTCGCTAAAATGACCAAGGTACCTGAAGCGTTAGCTCGCCAATTGATTCAAAATAAACCAATATCAGAAGCACCAATCGAAAGGCGTTACGCTATTTATTTATATTGCCGCCAACAAGGTAAATGGATTAATTATGTATCAGCATTAAACCCTGCGACAAATACCCAAAAATTACATCCCTATTGTCCGGTTCAAAACATTGATTCAAATTATCCAGCAACATTGCTTTTACATGGAGATGCGGACAAGGACGTACCCTATGAAGAATCTGTAAAAATGGGGCAAGCCCTCGAAAAATTTAACGTCAAGCAACAATTGATTACCATTCCAAATGGTGAGCATACATTCGATCAGGATATGCAAAACCCAGTGGTTATCC contains:
- the allC gene encoding allantoate deiminase; protein product: MDPKIVSNLENEVQEKLNWLGEFGKDPEGGVSRLLYSKEWIEAQKSLEQLFKDEGLAVQFDEVGNLFGRLEGTTKKDETILTGSHVDTVKNGGLYDGQYGIIAGFLALKYLKENYGAPLRNIEVVSMAEEEGSRFPYSFWGSKNIVGQAKNEDVKGIKDFEGIPFDDAIHQAGFDYRQNPEQVRDDLKTFIELHVEQGNVLEVEKKDVGIVQHIVGQRRYTVTVQGEANHAGTTPMGYRKDAANAVSRMVCAINDAAVAEGDPLVATVGKIILEPNTVNVVPGKATFTMDIRHTEKGALVEFADQVEVKLREIAGNLGVQIDIDLWMDADPVPMDPDVVKVLQEQCDKNDLNYKMMHSGAGHDSQNIAPVIPTAMIFVPSHKGISHSPNEYTNPKQLAEGVNALICALYELGYKA
- a CDS encoding alpha/beta hydrolase; its protein translation is METTFIYKTTNNCEIKGDFYPINEENSPLIVYIHGGGLVWGSRNDINQEQISLYNQAGFSVCSIDYRLAPETKLPEITEDIQDALIWLKEKGREKFDIDPERIAIIGSSAGAYLALMSGTFRIKPKAIVSFYGYGDILGDWYTKPSPHFAKMTKVPEALARQLIQNKPISEAPIERRYAIYLYCRQQGKWINYVSALNPATNTQKLHPYCPVQNIDSNYPATLLLHGDADKDVPYEESVKMGQALEKFNVKQQLITIPNGEHTFDQDMQNPVVIQAFDQVITFLKTNL